The following proteins are co-located in the Triticum aestivum cultivar Chinese Spring chromosome 1A, IWGSC CS RefSeq v2.1, whole genome shotgun sequence genome:
- the LOC123189645 gene encoding mitochondrial pyruvate carrier 1: MGMAASFPDHVMDLRAQVHEWDSAPAPLNHLLISLPPPTPHKLGSPFLSRWPSTPPAPADGKQAAVEGARSSAMPTALKAFLNSPVGPRTTHFWGPVSNWGFILAGMANMNKPPELISGHMTAVMCVYSGLFMRFAWVVRPRNYFLMATHASNESVQLYQLSRYARAQGYLEKKEPEAQH; this comes from the exons AGTGCATGAGTGGGACAGTGCGCCTGCTCCGTTAAATCATCTTCTTATTTCGTTGCCCCCACCCACCCCCCACAAGCTCGGAAGCCCGTTCCTCAGCCGTTGGCCGTCCACTCCACCCGCGCCCGCGGACGGCAAGCAAGCAGCCGTAGAGGGGGCGAGGTCATCGGCCATGCCCACGGCGCTCAAGGCGTTCTTGAACAGCCCCGTCGGCCCCAGGACCACGCACTTCTGGGGACCCGTCAGCAACTGGGGCTTCATCCTCGCG GGTATGGCTAACATGAACAAGCCACCTGAATTGATATCCGGCCATATGACTGCAG TCATGTGTGTGTATTCTGGCCTATTTATGAGGTTCGCATGGGTGGTACGGCCGCGGAACTATTTTCTTATGGCAACCCATGCCTCCAACGAAAGCGTTCAACTCTACCAGTTATCTCGCTATGCTAGGGCTCAAGG TTACCTAGAGAAGAAAGAGCCTGAAGCCCAACATTAA